A stretch of DNA from Vulpes lagopus strain Blue_001 chromosome 12, ASM1834538v1, whole genome shotgun sequence:
CTCATCTCACCCAGTAAGTCAGGGACCGGCCCTTGTCTTCCAGCCCGAGGGCCTGTATACTCTCTTCTAATCTCTGGGTGGGGCAAAGGTGTGTGTTGGAGGAGGTGGAGCAGGCCTGCAGGAGTTGACACTTTTGGACTTGAGGACCTATGTCTAGTGGGCTTCAGGGGTCATACTTCCTGCTTCCCCTCTCTTCTGTCCTGGCAGGTCCTCCCTCGGGCCTTCCTCAAAACTGTAAGACCATGCTGTCCCAATTCTTAAGACTAGGAACATGTCTGGCCTCTCCCGCTTGTGTTTTGTATaagtgctgccgaagcaagcacatCCTGCTTGTGTTTTGGATTGAGAATGGGCTAGGGGAGGTTTCCTTCCTAGTCCCTGCCTTATCCCACGTAGTTAATATTTTGAGAATGTTAAAACCATTTTGGCTTCTTCTCTGAGCTGTGGCTCCATGGGTTCATCTGCCTTCTGTCTGGACACTTGCCTGGATAGCTCATGGCACTCCAAAATGCTTCCCCTTCAGTGTCCCCAGCTGCGAGATGTTTGTGTTTAGCCAGGCCACTTGGCTGGGTGCTTCCTTTCACTGCTCTCTACCACAAGCAGTCCTCAAGTCTGTTGATCCAGTTTCCAAGTAGTCAGGTCCCCTGGCCTCCACATCCCACCTCTAGAAGACATCCATTCTCCTCCTTCTGACTGCCCAAGTGGTTATTCTAGTATCAAATCTGACCAGGACCAACCTTATTCCTGAACTCCTGAGAACTCTAGTGGGCCCAGAATCAAAATCAGGTGTCTAAACTGTCACTCCTTTCAAGGTCTGGTGCAAATGATCCCTCTTCTGTGAAGCTCTTCAGGTCCAGATCAAggcactcttttctttcttccttttaaaactcAACTTTTGGGGTGGGGTGATCTGGTCTAGCTAGCCCCTACACTCTGGTGATTGGAGGGTGCCTGCTGAGAACTTTGGAAGGGCCCTGGCAGTTTGGGGACTATGGTGGGAGAGCTTTAGaaccctcctctgcctcctacaCCACACAACAGGGTCTGGGGCTTACAGAGAAACCCCCTCCCTCAGGGCCAGCCTCTAGGGCCTGCACTCCACAGCCTTTCTGATCTGGCCCCAGTCTCACCTCACCTCTCAGTTCCAGTGCTGTACACTCATCTCGTAGACCTGTATCCATAGCACCTTCAAGCCTGTGCTTCTGTCCCTTGGCCAGGACAAGCCCTTCCTCTCCTTCATGTGCAAGTTTGAACTTCTCTGCTTTTCCGGAGCATCTCTATAGTCTTGCCCTCAACAAGGCTGGCTCAGCAATGAGTTGCCTCAGCAAGGCACTGGCGTTTCTTTTTCAAGCCCTGACCCCTTCTGCTCTGTGTGGTCCCTCCCCTGGGTCACAGGCCCCCCATGTAGATCGGTCACAGCATCTTGACTCTTGGATCAGGAGGGGCTTAGAGTACATGTTGACTAAAGCTGGTGCCTGAGATTAACAGGAAGGGGACAAAGGCTAGAACAGAATATTGTGTAGGTGGTTGTGGCTGAGTTCTGAGTCACAAgccacccccctcacccctggcCCCCAGTCTCCCAGGCTGGTGGCTGGTAACCGGGTGGAATCCTAGAGGACTCTGGGCTCCACCCCCATTGGCATGGGTCTGAGCTGGCACAGCAGCCTGAGGCTGCTGCTGGACACAAAGCAGATTCATTGTCCACAAACCCACCTGCCCCcaacttgttttttcctttgctagCAAAGAGTTGAAATTCACAAGCTGCGTCAAGGTGAGAACTTAATACTGGGCTTCAGCATTGGAGGTGGAATTGACCAGGATCCCTCCCAGAATCCCTTCTCAGAAGATAAAACAGACAAGGTGAGGgggaccagggtcctgggacctcTCCACTGGGGACAAAGGTCTGAGATGGTGGGTACTTCCAGGGCCTTCTTGGAAGGAGTAGACctctttgtctttcaaaaatcctaagaacttttaagaaatgataagcagggatgggggtggggaacagatCTCCCAGCCCTAGGCAGGCTCACTCAGAGCCCAGGAGGAACAGGAAGAGGTGAGCAGCAGGGACCAGAGCATGGTGGGGCAGCGCTGCTTTCCCCTCAACTGTCTTGGCACAGCCTGTACTAGGGGCAGACTTGGTGCAGTCAGTTGGATGGCTGGGCTTTGCTCTCTGGATTAGAGGCTAGTCCAGTGACACTGGGGCTTGACTTGGGCTGTCTCTTTCCAGGGCATTTATGTCACACGAGTATCTGAAGGAGGCCCTGCTGAAATTGCTGGGCTGCAGATTGGAGACAAGATTATGCAGGTAACATGTGTCCCAAAGGAGGAGATCAAGGCTTGGGCCAGAGGGTCTGAAGCACTCGGGTTGGGGGCTGCCCTtgcctcctggggcacctgggagactcACTGAAACTGTTGGGAGCGCATGCTGGTGTTGCTGCCAGAGGGAGCTGGCTCTCTCCTCTGTATGCCTCAACTGTGGTGCTTGGCATCCCCCAGCACAGAGACATCAGCCTGCCTGGGTGACCCAGGACCCCAAAGCCCATCCTGCTTCCAGATCCCAGAGGACAGAGAACTGAGGCAGGCTGTATTTTCTCCTTGGGCCAGGTGAATGGCTGGGACATGACCATGGTCACACACGACCAAGCCCGGAAGCGGCTCACCAAGCGCTCGGAGGAGGTGGTGCGCCTGCTAGTGACCCGGCAGTCGCTGCAGAAGGCAGTGCAGCAGTCCATGCTGTCCTAGCAGCCTGCTGTGGTCCCTGCCTCGTGCCTGCCTGCCTACAGTGACACCACTTCCATGCTCTGCCTGCCCCTCATCCTGGCTTCTGCTGCATGCTGGGCCCCAGCTCCAAAGGGCCAGAGCTGGTCCCAGAGGCCTATCCCTGGGGCCTGACCCagccttccttccccacctcccactgGCCTGAAGCTCTGGGACCAGCTCCCATCCTCAGACACTGAGAATTGAAAATAAGGGCCTGGAGTTGAATTGTAGTCAATCTGCAGCGACCATAGGCTTGGCCCCCAGACCCTGCTGCATGGCCTTAGCAGTCCCCAAATGGGCAGGAGGTCCCCCCCACAAAGCTGGAGAATGCCAGGTGGGGCCGGGCTTTCCTACAGAGGCCTGGCTGCAGGGCTCGGCCATGCCTCTGTGTCTCAACTCTGCAGCGACTGTACCctgtttttcccttccttccccaggaGGGGCTTGACACACTGCCTGAATGGAAGCCAGACAGGCTTATGGTTCACCCCCTCACACCCCCACTTCCCTGAGGGGCACTAGCCTCCCCAGGGTTCACCTGTGTACAAGATTTAGATGAAGCTCAAGGCTGACATTTCAGGGCAGTTCTCAGGATTGCCATTTCCTTCTATGCCTATGggtttaactttatattttttaaatcacaacttTGATACAAAAGCATTTTTACCTATTTGGAGATGccaattttacttttgaatttaGCTTACTAACTTGTATCTGGGAACAACATGTGTTACTTTGGTTCCTATGGAAATGGGGCAGTGTGAAATTACCCCATACCTGACATCTTGGGTCCAAATAAACAGTGTTGGAATTCACAAGGGGTTTTGCTGAGGCATGGGGCTAGGGATGTCTGGGGGTGGATGGTGGCTAGAGCTTTGGTTGCAGGGCTGACTAGCCTGGCCCCCAATCACTTCTGAGATGAGGCCCAGCTGCTGCCAGGCCTGCCTGTTGCTGTTTGGCCAGGGCCACATCTGTGGGAACGCCTGGGAGCACCTCCCTGGAAGTGGGGCAGGGAACTCCTGACTTCCCCTGTGTAACTTAGCTTGTGCTCCACCCAGGAGAGGACTCATGGACACTAAGGGGGTTCAtgggacacccccaccccccgccaagaCTCTTGAGAGCATAGTTTATCACAGGTAGGATTGATGGATGAGATGGGGGTAAGCTGGAGAACACCAGTGCCTCTGCTTGGCCCAGGACTGGCTGCATGACCAGCTCTGGGAATGATCGCCATTTGAGGGCTTATCTACAACTGCCAAATCcagtttttcaaattttccatcAGAAACCTGAAATCTCCTATTTCTACAGTGTGGTACCCAGTAACATACAGAGTAGCCCAAATAAAATACGTCTGTGGGGTTGGTCTGGGTTGGCTACCCCAGGCTGGAAACTGTTTTAGGGAAACAAGATCCTAAATTCTTGGGATATTTGGatagaataatttgaaaaataaaatgcccccccccccccccccccccccagtaagAGTACCCTTAACCCATCCAACCCATGCTTGTTAACTCCAGCTTGAGCAACAACATGCCCTTGGTAATGGTACCTGTGTGACCTACCTGGCCCTGAGCAGGCAGGCATCTTGCACTACTCAAGAGGGCTCCCCTGATGAATGCCGGTCGGCATGCAGCCACCTCGCCATCAGCATAGTTTGCAACTCCGGTGTTTCCTTACATGAAGTAAGTAGGGTTGTCTCCTTAAGCCCCAAGAATTGGTTCTGAAGCCAACACACCTACCTCCCACATCTGGCAAGTGCTCAGTGtgcagaaaggaaacaaatcagaTTTTAATTAAGGATATAGGCACCTCACATTAATCTTGTAGTAAAAGGTCTGAACGTGAACTGACAAGGCACATCCTGgcaccctcccctcctgccacagGAAGGACAGCCTGGGATAGAAGGGAAGGAGGTTTGGAATAAGGGTTGGGCCCATGAGGATTGTGTGAGTGGTCTCAAGTCCTTATGAGAGACTCCTGAACAGCCAAAAAGTTGCTCTCAGGTAGGGTCTAGGGTAAGTGAAGGAAGGGGGCCAGCCCTCCCCCTACAGGGGAGCTTCTCTCAACATTTGTCAGGTCTTCCTGGCCTCTAAGGcagactggtgtgtgtgtgtgtgtgtgtgtgtgcgcgcgcgcgcgtgtccatgtgtgcacacgtgcatccACACACCCCTATACACCAGCACAAGATAAGGAGCAAAGGGGATTAAATAGGGTCCCTGACTCTGGGAAAGTAGAGGTAGGCAGAAGGTGGAGACACTAAGCCACCCACTTCCAGAACATCCctccaaaaaacccaaaaggggTTAGTGTGATAAGGATCCAGAGGGGTTGGGCACAAGCCTAGCTCAGAACCAATCTGTTGGTCACCTCAAGACTTAGAGATCCAGTTTCTTTACCAGACCTTAGCCTGGGCCACCTGTGATTATAGTTGGGGGAGTTGAATTATGTAGAAACAGCATCAGGAAGGTGAATGTTCAATGTGGCCTTCAGGGAAGGGCCTAACCCCCAAATCCTGTCCTTTCTAGCACCAACACCTCTGAGTCCACTGGCACACCACCTGGCTGCTTGGGTCTCTGAGAATAGCAGTGGCAGCGAAATGTCTTTGGCTCACACCTGCGGGGTCAGTCCTTCAAGCTGCTCCCAGAAACAATGGCTGCTTAGGTCAAGGCCTtcggctccaagctcagcacccAATCCTGCCTGGGATGGCTGTCAGAACCCGTTTGTGCTGCCTGAAgccttaaagaaaataaagacggTGGCATCAAGATGCAGGAGGGCCAGATGCCTGACTGGCAAGGCCTGGGAGGGGCCGTCCGTGGTGTGGTTTTCCATCTCAGAGTCTGGTATCTGTCTCAGAGGGAGGCTCCTCCCCAGCCCGGTCTGGGAGAgtcctggctgaaggcaggctggTTTGTGTGTAAGGCGTTTGGCCCCAAGGAAGACAGTGCTTCAACACTGGCAGCACACTGAGCCAGCCCTGCACTCCAGCCTCTGTCCTGGCCTTCCTGGCATGCACAGGGCCCAGGACCATTTATGCTGGGTCCCTGGGTACTAGTTCAGTTGGTCGTACCCTGGTTTCTTTCTGTATAAGCAGAAGTGCTGAATGAAGAAGACAATATcgaagaagatggagaagatgcCGAGTCCGAACTTGGTTGGGTCTCCAAAGATCAGTGTCCACTGGTCTGTGAACAGCCATAGGGGACTGAGTTGGTCTTAAGTTGGCAGCTCTTGAAAAAGCTGCAGCATGTGGGGCTCttgggtggggcggggtgggggttgTCCTCATCTGCCCAGGAAACCACAAATCCTCCAGCTACAAAATCCCCACTTTGGCTGCTGGGATTGGCCTGGAGTCCCTGGCtgaagggctgggggtgggtggagcGGTATCCCAGGAAGCCTGGCCCCCCTGTGCCTTCAGCCCACCAGATGGGCGGCTGCCTGCTGGCTGACTCACCATTATTATAGGACTGGAGGAACATCTGGAGGAGGCTGAAGCTGCCCCCAGTGAAGTCCAGAAGCACGTTACCAATGCTCCAGCCCTCAGTGCTTTTGTAGTAAAAGTTCATGTAGGCCTGTGTCAGATAGAAGGACGGTGGTGAGGGGGCTGGGTGGCTGCCTCTTATACCTTGTGACTGCCTCTCCCAACAAGAGCAGCTCTAATTCCTCCCACTCATGTGCTTGGGACTTAGCAGCAAAGAACACGATGACCAGCCCAGGGAACAGTATGTGCGGGTCCAGAAGTCTCATGTGGGCTAACAGCTCATCCTCTCATCCCTGCACCTCACAACTGCAAAGGAGGGGGAGATGCTGCCTCTCCATCTTCATCTTCCCTGTTCTGGGACAAACCAgcaattgatttttcttctcaccTCCAACAAAGGAGAAACTCAGCCTGGACTTCATGTTGTCCTTATGAACACAGCTGGGAGTCAGTTGCCTGGTCTGGAGGTTACCTTGGAAGAGTTACTAGAGTTCTCCTAGCCTcagttttccccatctgtaaagtggactTGGCTCCCACCTTAGCTctggctgggctctggggacTTCCATCTCAGGCTTTCTAGGTCTAGTGGGTGGGTGCATTTGGGCATCCCACTTTCTGCTGCCACTGCCCTATAGCCTTCCTCCAATGCCAGAATGCTCTGGACTTACTGGGGCAACCGTCCTATCAGCCAAGAGGTAGTGGTCCGTACTGGTCTTGTCTCAATCGGCCACCTGTCAGTCCCCTTCTTCATCCTCTCCTACCCTCTTTCATGCTTGTGGCCATCTCTCCAGTCTTGGGGCAATTCCAAACATCAACAAGTGGGGCTCCTGCCTCCTGGGTTGACCAGGCCCAAGCCTTCCCACACTCAGGGACGGTGGCCTTACTTTCCTTAAGACTTTCCTCCACCCCACTCTGAATCCTTCTTCCCAACCCCCTAAGGCGTGActctaccttttttgttttttataacacACTTTTTTTCTGGCCCTACCTTTTTAGCTTCAACATTGCTCCTCACTGCCTTTCATACTTCTCTGCTGTGTAGGCTGCCCCCAGCCTGGAATGCCCTCTCCTCTCTTGCCCACAAAATTGAGTCCTGCTCACCCTTAGGAGCCTGGATCTGtttccctgccctccaggagatGAGCCTTGACTCTGGCCAAAAGACTCTCCTTTCTGAGCCCATGAAATACAAGGTTCTCTGCACTGGGGAAACTGAAAAGGGGTCTTCATGGGAAATGGGGTGAGTTAGAGGAGGCCCTAGATTCAGTGGGGGTACCCACCACTGGCAGCTACTTCCCACTTCGTTGTGTCCTAGTCCCTTTGGGCGAAGGGGGAAAGTGTGTTGAACTCTAAGTCTCTGAATCTGAGCAGGATCTAGTACTTGGGGTAGCATGCTGAGGACCCTTAAGGTGGATCCTGCATGAGGTCTCTGGATGGGAGATGGAGGTCAGAGGTTGTAGCGCTGGGCTGCCTCCTCTCCATCTTTCCCAAGTGTCCTGCTGCTGCTTGTCAGGGTCGTCAGAGCAATGGGGACAGAACTGAAGTCCTTAGGAAAGACTGGGATGGGGAGACAAGTGACCTGTATGTACCACCTGATGCCCAGAGTTGAGCTTGAGCTCAGAGAAATCTTCACTGACTTTCTCAGGTGATTCGTGGCTCCAGGGAATGGACAGTCTTTCTGGCCAGCTTTctgcctggctctgctctggCTGGGCTCATGGCTTCCAATGCAACTCTCCATTTACATCTCCTCACCCTAGCTAGAAGCTGCCCCACGGGAGCAGGACCTGGGCTCTCTGTCTTGTCTCACTCATGCTAATGGCCATGTGAAGGGTAAGGAAGGCCCCAGAGGTACCTGTGGAAAATACTTGATCAGCGTCACTGCGAGCTTGATGtaggagaagcagaagagaaactgCAGCCATGTGATCACCCTGACTGCAGCCAAAATCATGGTGACAAGCACGAAGACCCACGAGAGCACCAGAAAGCTGATGGCAGGCCAGGACACGTGCTGGGTGCCCCGCTGAGGGTGACAGAGACAAGAAAAGGGAACAAgtggcggggagggaggaggggggcacagattacccagtgcccatcacacccTTGTCACTGTTAGGGTCTCTAGTTCAGTCCCTAGTCTTTTCAGAGCCCATTTTCTCCTTGTTCCCACATTGCAGAGCTGGGGCCTCTTGGAGGCCACCAGGAGCTGGAAATGTGGCCTGTAACACACCAGAGGCCTGATCATTCCCTGATCCAAGTGCAGTCTGATCATCTCTGAACCAATCCCTCACCCCTACCTTTTCCCAAGGTAGGCCTCCTTCACTGGGCTTCACAGCAAAGGGTGATACCTAGAAGGTTCATGAAGATGGGAGCCAAGCAGTCCCTGGCTGATCTTGCATGTGCAGAGGGAGCTCCCCAAGGGAAGCAGTGTACCCACAGGGAAGTAAGAGAAAACATGCATGTCAGTGATCCCCCAAAACCAGCCTAATGGTGCCTTTCCCTGCTGAGACACCCAACAGCCCTCCAGCAATACAGCTGTGGGGAGACTGGCCCCACAGACCCTCGGGAGCCTGTGCCCCCTCACCAGGACCCTGAGTCCCAGCCATACTCACCTGCTCCTAGTTCTCTCACTGTCCCTAGGCCTTCATAGCTCTGCCTtcccactggggctgccccaccctAACTTCTGTGTCCTCCCTCCTGCTTAGCTCACAATCTGCTGGGTCatcactgcctctctgtgtccctcacccCAGGCCAGGGGGCCTGAGGGCTTGGGCTCGTCACGGGTGTCCCCTGTACCCAGCGCAGGGCCAAGTCTATTAGTCCAGTAAGTAGCTGCTGAGTTTCTGTGTCTTCTGTAAAGTGGAAGGTATGGGTGGCAAGTGGGGGTGGCAGACATTGGCTTAGGCAACCTCCGGTGGGGTAGGCACCAGATTCATCTCTCACCTCATACAGGAAGCACTGCACCATGACAACCAGGGTGAGGGCGACGGCATGCAGGCTGAAGAAGACGTCATTACTGTCCACAGGGTTCACTCCATTGGGGTATTTGAGGAAAAACTGCTCCTGTTTGAGGGTTTGGGAGAAGCTTGGGGGTGAAGTGCAGCCAGGCTACCAAACAGCttgggcagggctgcagggggcaggcAGTGCCGTACCTTGATGGAGGGTACCCAGAGGAGACCAATGTTGAACACGCTATAGGCCACGAAGCCTGTCAGGTTTAGGGCCACGAAATCAAAGCTTAGACCAACGACACTGTGGCATGGAGTGATGAAGAGACAGCAAGGCAAAGGGTGAgactggggaggagaggaggggataGAGCTCTCCCAAGAAAAGCACCATCCTCAGGTGCCTTTCCACATCTCAATCAATCCCACCCTCTTGAGTACTGGTTTCCTGCCCCCTGCccgtgctccccacccccctgcttgtCTCCTGCCTCTTTAAGTCCTGGCCCCAGTGGGAAGTCCTGGAAGCCTCCTCCAGAGAGGAAGCATCTCCtccctggctcccagctcagcagccCCCAATGAGGCCCATGTGGCTAGGGAGGCTGCAGGAGAGCTTGGGTCCTTGCTGTGCATAGATACAACTCCAGGCCCACCCTGTCTCTAAAGTCAGAGTTGGGTGGCTGCTTAACATCCAAGGCTGAAGGGCCAGCTCTGGCACTGCAGCAAGACTTGAGACTAATTCCTCCAGTGCTGGATGGATCGAGAACAGAGCAGATTTGGTGGACTCCCCCACCCAACACTGCCCATTCTCCATTTCCCTGAAAAGCCCCATTTTGTTGCTGTCATAGCAGGGGGCTGAACTGGGCCACAGACCAAATGTCCAGAGCTGCAAGTCCTGCCACAGGCTCTTCGAGCTTTCACACTGAACACTTATAGAAAGggcaagaagagagaagagcagaggaagaaagcctGAACCCATGCTGCCTGCAGCCTCTCCGGAATGCCTCCCATATTACCAGCTTCAAGTGACTTCACATAAAGCTTAGCAATTACCTTTTCCGCCTCCAATTGGTGATCACCTGGGGGTAGAAGGAGATGGACCAGGACACAAAGTAAATCCAGCCGATCACCTGGTTTATGATGCTAATGACATGGCTGTGGATGACCAAGAAGCAGATCCTTGGGCTAGAAAGAATTTGGTCACAGATGAGCTGAGGCTGGGCTTGAAGGATACCCCCACGGACCCTACACTGCCTGTCTaccatctcatcttttttttttttttttaatttatttatgatagtcacagagagagagagaggcagagacacaggcagagggagaagcaggctccatgcaccgggagcctgatgtgggattcgatcccgggtctccaggatcgcgccctgggccaaaggcaggcgctaaaccgctgcgccacccagggatccctaccatcTCATCTTTTAAGGCCCACGAGGGCTAAGGTCAACTTACCTGGTCTGGTTGGAATGATTTCCGTGCAGATAAACAGTAACTTGTCCAACATTTTGAGATGTCACTTGGAAAGAGGACTCTGTCACTCCGGGAGGCACCACAACCTGTTAGGAAAACTAAATTTGATCTAGTGCTACAGGGTTATTAGGACCTCACTGAGTGTCTAGCTCTAGGCTACACTTTAGGGAATGGTGGGATGGATCACATGTGGTCCCTGCCTTCCAGGAGCTTACTCATAAGAGGGAGAAACACTGGACCAACTACCCTCCCTCGCCCCAATACGTGCGTGTTAGATGTTCTGAGCAGaacagccctgccctcaggccCTCCCCTGCCTCAATTCCCAGAGGAGGTGGAAAAGCTCTACTTTTTCACTAACCATGCGATCACAGGCAAGTTATTCAAGCTCTGACCTCAGTTTGCTCACCTGTACAAGGGGATAACAGAAGTGTCTACAGAGTTTTTATGACTGGCATGATGTCCAAAAATACTATGACTGCTATTACTTCTACTTTCATTATAATGGAGGGCTCCTCTGCCCCATTCCCAGTGTGGCTGCTGAGTGACAGACAGAAGAGGTGCATACAACAGACACTTGTCAGGGAGAACACTCACTTCTGCTCGATACTTATCAAAAGCTCTGCTCCAAGACACAGTACTCAGAGTCTGcctgcaatcttttttttttttttttttaagattttatttatttattcatgagagagagacagagagagaggcagagacacaggcagagggagaagcaggctccatgcagggagcctgatgtgggacttgatccccggactccaggatcaggccctgggctgaaggcggtgctaaaccgctgagccacccgggctgcccctgcaaTCTTTGATCTCCTACTCATTCACTCTCCCTGACATTCTCAAATCTTCCAAGCAGCATGATACCTTCCCCAAACCAACTATCTCCCTCTCTTTGCTCTGTGGACATTGCTCTAGGCCCCAGACCCTCACCCATACCACAGGTATTGTGAGGATGCAGTCATTAGAATTCAGTGGCTTCTTTATGAGGACCCTGGAaggattgtctttttgtttttagcatcaGAAATCAGGAGGCTTTGGCAGAACAAGTGAAATGCTGTAAGTGGCTGCTGCAAAGCCCAGAGTCTGATTCACGGTGTAGCTTGCCCACCCCTTGCAAGCCACATCTTCATGACATGTACCACTCTTGgctattttttcttatttttaactagTTTTCTTGGCCATGTTGTTCGTATATCTGTAAGTGGCCACTGAATCGCTTTAGGAACTAGGTAGGAAGAAAATTGGTCAACTAGAAACCAACTGATACAAGGCAGAAGGAAACTGTAACTAtcactatctttttcttttaattaataagctttatttttaattaaattttttagagagaaagaaagagagcagatACACACAAATGGggacgggcagagagagaaggagagagaatcttaatcaggctccacgcttagcatggagctcaatgtggggcccaatctcatgacccatatGATATCTCATGATATCatatcatgatttgagctgaaatcaagagtcagacagttagcTGAccgagccacgcaggtgccccaataaagtttattttaagaacagttttaggtCTACAGCAAAATTTACCACTATTTTTTCGGAGTGCTTTCTTTATACATACCACATAAAATCCTAGACATCTTATACTTGCTACTGCTTATAATCCTCACAACCCTGTCAAGGAGACATTATTTGCCTATAAATGAGGAATTTATGACATATTGGATGGAGTATCTCGTCCAAGGCTCATAGGTCAGGGTCCGAGGCTGCCTGACCCCCAAGTTCTAACCAGTGGTTTCCAACGGCACAGGGAGTAGTAGATAGGAGTGGTTAGAGCTGGATGGGGAAGGGGCCATATAGGCTGAACCCTGGAAAGTGGGTCAGTACCCATAGAGACCATTCTATAACTGGATTTGACTCCTGCCATGGATTTCTTAAAACtatagctgacatacaatgt
This window harbors:
- the TAX1BP3 gene encoding tax1-binding protein 3, whose translation is MSYIPGQPVTAVVQRVEIHKLRQGENLILGFSIGGGIDQDPSQNPFSEDKTDKGIYVTRVSEGGPAEIAGLQIGDKIMQVNGWDMTMVTHDQARKRLTKRSEEVVRLLVTRQSLQKAVQQSMLS
- the CTNS gene encoding cystinosin isoform X3 — its product is MIRSWLIICILLPLQLIEKCGSTVDFTVPATVELENGSSANTSIILQHPLNATLVITFQITFRSKNVTILDLPNEVVVPPGVTESSFQVTSQNVGQVTVYLHGNHSNQTSPRICFLVIHSHVISIINQVIGWIYFVSWSISFYPQVITNWRRKSVVGLSFDFVALNLTGFVAYSVFNIGLLWVPSIKEQFFLKYPNGVNPVDSNDVFFSLHAVALTLVVMVQCFLYERGTQHVSWPAISFLVLSWVFVLVTMILAAVRVITWLQFLFCFSYIKLAVTLIKYFPQAYMNFYYKSTEGWSIGNVLLDFTGGSFSLLQMFLQSYNNDQWTLIFGDPTKFGLGIFSIFFDIVFFIQHFCLYRKKPGLQAAQTGSDSHPRQDWVLSLEPKALT
- the CTNS gene encoding cystinosin isoform X2, with amino-acid sequence MIRSWLIICILLPLQLIEKCGSTVDFTVPATVELENGSSANTSIILQHPLNATLVITFQITFRSKNVTILDLPNEVVVPPGVTESSFQVTSQNVGQVTVYLHGNHSNQTSPRICFLVIHSHVISIINQVIGWIYFVSWSISFYPQVITNWRRKSVVGLSFDFVALNLTGFVAYSVFNIGLLWVPSIKEQFFLKYPNGVNPVDSNDVFFSLHAVALTLVVMVQCFLYERGTQHVSWPAISFLVLSWVFVLVTMILAAVRVITWLQFLFCFSYIKLAVTLIKYFPQAYMNFYYKSTEGWSIGNVLLDFTGGSFSLLQMFLQSYNNGFRQHKRVLTAIPGRIGC
- the CTNS gene encoding cystinosin isoform X1: MIRSWLIICILLPLQLIEKCGSTVDFTVPATVELENGSSANTSIILQHPLNATLVITFQITFRSKNVTILDLPNEVVVPPGVTESSFQVTSQNVGQVTVYLHGNHSNQTSPRICFLVIHSHVISIINQVIGWIYFVSWSISFYPQVITNWRRKSVVGLSFDFVALNLTGFVAYSVFNIGLLWVPSIKEQFFLKYPNGVNPVDSNDVFFSLHAVALTLVVMVQCFLYERGTQHVSWPAISFLVLSWVFVLVTMILAAVRVITWLQFLFCFSYIKLAVTLIKYFPQAYMNFYYKSTEGWSIGNVLLDFTGGSFSLLQMFLQSYNNDQWTLIFGDPTKFGLGIFSIFFDIVFFIQHFCLYRKKPGYDQLN